One Triticum dicoccoides isolate Atlit2015 ecotype Zavitan chromosome 5B, WEW_v2.0, whole genome shotgun sequence genomic window carries:
- the LOC119312580 gene encoding dolichol-phosphate mannosyltransferase subunit 1-like, with the protein MEKGGEAGGGRPEYSIIVPTYNERLNIALIVYLIFKHLPDAKFEIIIVDDGSPDGTQDIVKQLQQVYGEDRVLLRARPRKLGLGTAYMHGLKHASGEFVVIMDADLSHHPKYLPSFIRKQKETGADIVTGTRYVSNGGVHGWNLMRKLTSRGANVLAQTLLQPGASDLTGSFRLYKRSVLKDVISSCVSKGYVFQMEMIVRATRKGYHIEEVPITFVDRVFGISKLGGSEIVGYLKGLVYLLLTT; encoded by the exons atggAGAAGGGAGGGGAGGCGGGAGGCGGCAGGCCGGAGTACAGCATCATCGTGCCCACCTACAACGAGCGCCTCAACATCGCCCTCATCGTCTACCTCATCTTCAAGCACCTCCC GGATGCCAAGTTCGAAATCATTATTGTGGATGATGGAAGCCCCGATGGAACTCAAGACATTGTAAAGCAGCTGCAGCAAGTATATGGCGAAGATCGTGTT CTACTGCgagctagaccaaggaagctagGACTTG GTACTGCATATATGCATGGATTAAAGCATGCTTCAGGGGAGTTCGTTGTTATAATGGATGCAGATCTATCTCATCAT CCGAAGTATTTGCCAAGCTTCATCAG GAAGCAAAAGGAAACCGGTGCTGACATTGTAACTGGCACCCGTTATGTTAGCAACGGCGGTGTCCATGGTTGGAATCTTATGCGGAAGTTGACCAGCAGGGGAGCAAATGTTCTGGCACAGACGTTGCTACAGCCTGGAGCTTCTGATCTGACTGGATCATTTAG GCTATATAAGCGAAGTGTTTTGAAGGATGTCATCTCCTCCTGCGTCAGCAAGGGCTATGTATTCCAAATGGAGATGATTGTCAGGGCTACTAGGAAAGGTTATCACATTGAAGAG GTCCCAATCACTTTCGTTGACAGGGTCTTCGGAATCTCAAAGCTCGGTGGCTCCGAAATTGTTGGATATTTGAAAGGCCTTGTGTATCTGTTGCTCACAACATAG